One genomic region from Fictibacillus marinisediminis encodes:
- a CDS encoding DUF4931 domain-containing protein, with protein sequence MQTHLLFNMNIGTQKPESIRNTETKCPFCERESLTDIIEEKGEIIWLKNKYPVLANAFQTVLIETKKCYSELSQYSKEHLYELFEFGLSAWEKTIQSGEYQSVIFFKNHGPYSGGTLRHPHMQIIGFKEADYHQNIHPSQFEGILIEQQPGIEFNISTKPKMGFYELNILLEDRSKVKELADYIQLSTHFLLNGFSKSCNSYNLFFYQWEEKIIAKVVPRFAASPLYVGYSFPQVASNIDAVAEKIKQMYL encoded by the coding sequence ATGCAAACACATCTTCTTTTTAATATGAACATTGGCACACAGAAACCAGAGAGCATACGGAACACAGAAACAAAGTGCCCTTTTTGTGAAAGGGAAAGCCTGACAGACATTATCGAAGAAAAAGGAGAAATCATCTGGCTCAAGAATAAGTATCCGGTGCTTGCCAACGCGTTCCAAACGGTTCTGATTGAAACAAAAAAGTGTTACTCCGAGCTGTCTCAGTATTCAAAAGAACATCTATATGAACTCTTTGAATTTGGCCTTTCTGCATGGGAAAAGACCATACAAAGCGGAGAATACCAATCCGTGATCTTCTTTAAGAACCATGGACCGTATTCTGGCGGAACACTCCGCCACCCGCATATGCAAATTATAGGATTTAAAGAAGCAGATTATCATCAGAATATCCATCCGTCACAGTTTGAAGGAATCCTCATTGAACAACAGCCCGGCATCGAATTCAACATTTCAACAAAGCCGAAAATGGGATTCTATGAACTGAACATTCTGCTAGAAGACCGGAGCAAAGTAAAAGAGCTCGCTGATTATATTCAGCTCTCCACCCATTTCTTGCTGAACGGGTTCAGTAAATCCTGCAACAGCTATAATCTCTTCTTTTACCAGTGGGAAGAAAAAATAATTGCCAAAGTCGTTCCGCGATTCGCCGCCTCCCCGTTGTATGTCGGGTATTCCTTTCCGCAGGTGGCAAGCAACATCGACGCTGTTGCTGAAAAGATCAAACAAATGTATCTATAG